Within Streptomyces sp. SS1-1, the genomic segment GCTTGTGGGACAGGTAACCGTCCCGTTCCAGCTCCGAGATGATCTTCTGGACGGCGCGTTCGGTGAGCCGGCAGTGCGCCGCGATGTGCCGGATGCGGACATCCGGATTGTCGGCGATCGTGGCCAGCACGCGTGCGTGATTGGTGAGGAACGTCCACCCGGTGTGCGGCTCAGGGACTGCATCCATGGCCCCTACCTTACGACCTCGGATTCACGTATACAAAAACACGTACTGCGTTTCATGTATCAGTTGACGTGTACGGCGGTTCGGGTTCAAGCTGTACGGGAGACGGGGAGACCTGAGGGAGAGGCGGACATGCCCGAGCTCGCGTCGGTACACATTTCTGCCGTAGGCGACACCACGGATGCGGACGTCGCCGGCACACCGGTGATGGAGCCGATTCCGGTGGTCGCGGCGCTGTGTCCGGAGGGCGACCGCATGAAGGTGGTCGTCCGCGGGGAGCTGGACCTCGACGCGGGGGACCGGTTCCAGCGGATCCTCCGGGCCGCCCTGGACCGTTCGGTCCGCGGGGTCGATGTCGATCTGCGGGGCGTCACGTTCTGCGACTGCGCCGCGCTCAACAACCTCCTGGCGGTACGCCGGCGTGCCCTGGCCGACGGCAAGACCGTCACGCTCCACGCCGCCAGCGCCATGGTCGACCGGCTGCTCGCGCTGACCGGCACCCGGGACCTGTTCGCCGGCCCCGCCCCGGCCGGCACCGAGGCGACCGGCCCGTCGCCCCGGGACGAGGAGGTGCGGGACGTGACCGACCACGACCTGCGGACCGAACTCGCCCAGCTGCGGCAGGCCATGCGCACCCGGCCCACCGTCGACCTCGCCCGGGGCGTCCTCATGGCCTACTACGGCCTGGGCCCCCAGGACGCCTGGGCGGTGCTCGCCTCGGCCGCCGAAGGGGCCGGCACCGAGCCGGGCGCCCTCGCCGAGGACCTCGTCCGGTCCGCCCAGGGCGGCGCGCCGCTGCCCGCCGCGCTGCGGGCGGAGCTGTCCTCGGCCATCGCGCGCGTGCACGTCGCCGACGGCTGAGCGCCACCCGGCACCGGGCGCGGCGCTTGCGCGGACCGCCGTCCCGGGGGCAGGGTGCCGTCGTGCCCACCCTGCTGATCGTGCATCACACCCCCTCGCCCAACTGCCAGGCCCTGCTGGAGGCCGTCGTCTCTGGTGCCACCGCGCCCGAGATCGAGGGCGTCGACGTCGTACGCCGCCCCGCGCTGTCCGCCACCGCCTCCGACGTGCTCCATGCGGACGCCTACCTCCTGGGCACACCCGCCAACCTCGGTTACATCTCCGGTGCCCTGAAGCACTTCTTCGACCAGATCTACTACCCGTGCCTCGACGCCACCCGGGGCCGCCCGTTCGGGCACTACGTGCACGGGGGCAGCGACGTCACCGGCGCCCTGCGGGCCGTCACCGCCATCACCACCGGGCTCGGCTGGCAGCCCGCCGCGCAGCCGGTGACGGTGACGGGCGAGCCCGCCAAGAAGGACATCGAGGCGTGCTGGGAGCTGGGCGCAACGCTCGCCGCGGGTCTCATGCCCTGACCGACTCACCCTCCATCCACCTGCGTTGACGCAGGCCAGAGCGTTTCAAACCGCCGGGCACTGAGAAACTTGTGAGAATTTCCGATGCGGTTGAACACACCTGGGACCGCCTCCGTATGAGAGCAGGGGGATTTTCATGCCCTGACCGACCACGAGGCGATGGAGTAATTCCTTGGGACGCAGCACGCGGAGACGCCCCACGGGCGCACGGCGCGCGACCTTTGCAGCGGTCGCGCTGATGTTGGGTGGTGGCGGCCTCGTCGCGGCCAATGTCTATGCCTCGGCCACCGAGGAGGGCGGGACCGACCCCGCCCAGACGCTGTCCACCCCGGCCGGCACGATCGACTGCCCCGACGTCGGCACCAAGCTGACGAACGTGCCGGAAGGGGCGAAGGAGGACGTCGCCAAGGAACTCGCCCTCCTGGACCAGCAGATCGCCGACGCCTACCAGCGTCTGATGAACGCCGGGCAGGCCATCGAGCGGGACGCGGCCTTCGCCGACAACGCGATCATGAATCCGCTGAAGGAGAAGCGCGCCGCCACGATCGAGCGGATCGCCATCGCCGTGGACCGCCAGGGCGACCGGCCCGAGGGCCTGGACGCCCTCGCCGCCTGCACCCTGCGCGCGCCCGAGACCAGCGCCCCCGCCGACCAGGCCGGCGACGGCGCCCAGAACACGGGCGACGCCGGCCAGGGCGGCCAGCAGGGCGGCGGCGACCAGAACGCCGGGAACGGCGGCAACGGCCAGAACGGCAACGGCGGTCAGGCCGGCAACGGCCCCGTCGCCGAGGACT encodes:
- a CDS encoding flavodoxin family protein codes for the protein MPTLLIVHHTPSPNCQALLEAVVSGATAPEIEGVDVVRRPALSATASDVLHADAYLLGTPANLGYISGALKHFFDQIYYPCLDATRGRPFGHYVHGGSDVTGALRAVTAITTGLGWQPAAQPVTVTGEPAKKDIEACWELGATLAAGLMP
- a CDS encoding STAS domain-containing protein, translating into MKVVVRGELDLDAGDRFQRILRAALDRSVRGVDVDLRGVTFCDCAALNNLLAVRRRALADGKTVTLHAASAMVDRLLALTGTRDLFAGPAPAGTEATGPSPRDEEVRDVTDHDLRTELAQLRQAMRTRPTVDLARGVLMAYYGLGPQDAWAVLASAAEGAGTEPGALAEDLVRSAQGGAPLPAALRAELSSAIARVHVADG